The following are encoded together in the Culex pipiens pallens isolate TS chromosome 1, TS_CPP_V2, whole genome shotgun sequence genome:
- the LOC120418121 gene encoding ankyrin repeat and SAM domain-containing protein 6-like, which produces MFHQRVPTPTVTSVMVSPKIFKFSPESLAAVDVSFESYKQQSKPRKRSFSPIVHEQKMRSPNISPIEISSKTKTTTTTTSIRMTPRHVNTPRPKDFKRPIVPKVLIDTSKLSTSIMTAKEQRNRSVILGTPLAKRQLEHRITVANILRDLDLARYIDVMVREEIDLVVFLTLSEDDLHTIGIDCQRDIELILGKVAELNSCL; this is translated from the exons atgttccaccaACGAG TCCCAACGCCCACCGTGACCTCCGTCATGGTGTCGCCCAAGATCTTTAAGTTCTCGCCGGAATCGCTGGCCGCCGTGGACGTGTCGTTCGAGTCGTACAAGCAGCAGTCGAAACCGCGAAAGCGCAGCTTCTCGCCGATCGTCCACGAGCAGAAAATGCGATCGCCCAACATCTCCCCGATCGAAATCAGCAGCAAGaccaagacgacgacgacgacgacgtcgatccGGATGACGCCCCGGCATGTCAACACGCCACGGCCAAAGGACTTTAAGCGGCCCATCGTGCCGAAGGTGCTGATCGACACCAGCAAGCT ATCAACCAGCATTATGACGGCCAAGGAGCAGCGGAACCGCTCCGTCATCCTGGGTACGCCCCTGGCCAAGCGACAGCTCGAGCATCGCATCACGGTGGCCAACATCTTGCGCGATCTGGACCTGGCCCGGTACATCGACGTGATGGTGCGCGAGGAGATCGACCTGGTGGTGTTTCTGACGCTGTCCGAGGACGACCTGCACACGATCGGAATCGACTGCCAGCGGGACATTGAGCTGATTCTGGGCAAGGTGGCCGAGCTGAACAGTTGTCTGTGA